The following proteins are co-located in the Camelina sativa cultivar DH55 chromosome 12, Cs, whole genome shotgun sequence genome:
- the LOC104733668 gene encoding uncharacterized protein LOC104733668: MPPKGKGSSRAHGARTATGVRIFNGNNRSSSHSSNPSEWTQSATQPATHSHQSHPSQIPPRTNPAPITSPSPSTHPPSREVPELGAKEKASKGWIRRFWVRTFCKKRFMKLLGEFGTDWRWFNRHKGKLSRAIAGFFRRNFDGPYYSWKVTPLPIQERYFRAFARKYNWDIGSTNLVKEGFLKIVKKRMKGNNTPYAIEKSENASQCRNSTHGGLGVHKHLAGQKSFVQAHQEMEEELGRHVSLVKVFLKTHTRPDGSFVDQKAKQVAETYEKTIEERQSETDEDGPDSSENSTHRNLSLDERNEISLQCTHTDNNGNLFELGSLVETLKKRKKTKSYASASPSTLVELQDQLRCKISEHETENARRDQEHQESQAEMKKLFLFMIEKKT; the protein is encoded by the exons ATGCCTCCTAAGGGTAAGGGTTCTTCCAGAGCTCACGGTGCCAGAACTGCAACAGGTGTCCGAATCTTCAATGGTAATAACAGATCCTCTTCTCATTCATCGAACCCCTCTGAATGGACACAGTCTGCGACACAACCGGCAACGCATTCACACCAAAGTCATCCTTCTCAGATTCCGCCAAGGACAAATCCAGCACCGATAACGAGTCCATCACCGAGTACCCATCCACCATCGAGGGAAGTTCCTGAATTGG GAgcaaaggagaaggcttctaagggttggattcgtcgtttTTGGGTCAGAACTTTCTGcaaaaagag GTTcatgaagcttttgggtgagtttgggacggattggagatg GTTTAACCGGCACAAAGGAAAGCTGTCTCGAGCGATTGCTGGATTTTTTAGGAGAAATTTTGATGGACCTTACTACAGTTGGAAAGTTACTCCACTGCCCATTCAAGAGCGATATTTCAGGGCATTTGCG CGGAAGTACAATTGGGATATCGGAAGTACTAATCTCGTTAAAgaaggtttcttgaagatagTCAAGAAAAGGATGAAAGGCAAT AACACCCCTTATGCCATTGAGAAGAGTGAGAATGCTTCACAGTGCAGAAACTCTACTCATGGAGGTCTTGGAGTGCACAAACACTTAGCTGGTCAGAAATCATTTGTGCAAGCTCATCAAGAAATG GAGGAAGAATTGGGGCGTCATGTGTCACTGGTGAAAGTGTTTCTTAAAACACACACTCGGCCCGATGGATCATTTGTGGATCAAAAAGCGAAACAAGTTGCTGAGACGTATGAGAAGACCATAGAAGAGAGACAATCTGAAACGGACGAAGATGGTCCAGATAGTTCAGAGAATTCAACACATCGTAATCTTTCCCTTgatgaaagaaatgaaatttcCCTTCAG tGTACTCATACAGATAACAATGGCAACCTATTTGAACTTGGATCACTTGTGGAGACactaaagaaaaggaaaaagacaaAGAGTTATGCGAGCGCTTCTCCATCAACTCTTGTGGAGCTTCAAGATCAACTTCGGTGCAAGATTTCTGAACACGAGACTGAGAATGCACGACGTGATCAGGAACACCAAGAGTCTCAAGCTGAGATGAAGAAACTTTTCCTCTTcatgatagaaaaaaaaacctga